One window of the Alphaproteobacteria bacterium genome contains the following:
- a CDS encoding S41 family peptidase, producing the protein MHKILSHGLVFGLVAVFAAGCGLARQPSPGAEATAAAEQLAGRSGSVVLPAGSEFALFARVFDQVRSFYVDPVDDAALLKAAAAGMRTSFPEPGNVSDAELVDAAISGMLSSLDPYSAYLGENAYFALQEQTRGQFGGIGLQVGLENEMLKVISPIDGTPAAAAGMQPGDLITHADGFVLRGLTLNDAVMRLRGQVGSQVRLTVQRNGSTPFEVAIKRAVIQIHPVRWSLEDNIGYIRISTFNARASGEFVAAVRDILTQAGPALTGFVIDLRNNPGGLFEQAVFISDVLLEQGQIVSTRGRAFQQSHAALPGDISGGLPITVLINGGSASAAEILAGALRDNHRALLIGEKTYGKGSVQTIIPFADHDGLRLTTARYYTPSGRTVEGGIDPDIIVANDNSSEVDTQRERAAAELKRVAGR; encoded by the coding sequence ATGCATAAGATTTTGTCCCATGGGCTGGTTTTCGGACTGGTCGCGGTTTTTGCGGCCGGTTGCGGTCTGGCGCGCCAGCCTTCGCCCGGCGCGGAAGCAACGGCAGCGGCGGAACAGCTTGCCGGGCGATCCGGATCGGTGGTGCTGCCCGCCGGGTCCGAGTTTGCATTGTTTGCCAGGGTTTTCGATCAGGTCCGGTCATTCTATGTGGATCCCGTGGACGATGCGGCTTTATTGAAGGCTGCCGCGGCCGGCATGCGGACAAGCTTCCCCGAACCCGGCAATGTGTCCGACGCAGAACTGGTCGATGCGGCGATCAGCGGAATGCTGTCGTCGCTGGATCCTTACAGCGCCTATCTGGGCGAAAATGCATATTTCGCGCTTCAGGAGCAGACCCGCGGCCAGTTTGGCGGGATCGGCCTGCAGGTCGGCCTGGAAAACGAGATGCTGAAAGTGATTTCGCCGATCGACGGCACCCCGGCGGCCGCAGCGGGCATGCAGCCCGGCGACCTTATTACCCATGCGGACGGTTTCGTGCTGCGGGGATTGACCCTCAACGACGCAGTGATGCGGCTTCGCGGTCAGGTTGGTTCGCAGGTCAGGCTGACGGTACAGCGCAACGGATCGACTCCGTTCGAGGTGGCAATCAAACGGGCTGTCATCCAGATCCACCCGGTACGCTGGTCGCTGGAGGACAATATCGGTTATATCCGGATATCCACCTTCAATGCGCGGGCCTCCGGCGAATTCGTGGCGGCGGTACGGGATATCCTCACCCAGGCCGGGCCAGCGCTGACCGGGTTTGTCATCGATCTTCGCAATAACCCCGGCGGGCTGTTCGAGCAGGCTGTCTTCATTTCGGATGTCCTGCTGGAGCAGGGGCAGATTGTTTCCACCAGAGGGCGCGCCTTCCAGCAGAGTCACGCGGCTCTGCCGGGCGATATTTCAGGCGGGCTGCCGATAACCGTCCTGATAAATGGCGGTTCGGCGTCCGCGGCGGAAATCCTTGCCGGCGCCCTCAGGGACAACCACCGGGCGCTCCTCATTGGCGAAAAAACCTACGGCAAGGGCTCGGTACAGACGATTATTCCCTTCGCCGACCATGACGGTCTGCGTCTGACGACGGCCCGCTATTACACCCCGTCCGGCAGGACCGTTGAGGGCGGCATAGACCCGGATATAATAGTCGCCAATGACAATAGCAGTGAGGTCGATACGCAACGCGAACGCGCCGCGGCCGAACTGAAACGGGTGGCCGGCCGTTAG
- a CDS encoding cyclase family protein, with protein MTLAHHSHARWGASDRIGAANLMTPESRLAALSLVTTGQVYSLGRQISAASPFLAPNQTPFVLSTAATWRNTIRMRRKLGAQNDAGSNLERIEMNMHVGTHIDALGHFSIGDELYGGRDAFESVSDHGLVDLGIENCPPIVAPGVCLDLSGLDGGPHLGAGRAITADDLARTADAAGVDIRAGDVVCLHSGWGRYYVTDNARYCSGEPGIEESAARWLTQRDVIAIAADSMAVEVLPNPRHPKVIMPVHQHCLAESGVYLIENLFMDELVRDGITRFCFFLLPVPFKGATGSPAQPIAMI; from the coding sequence ATGACACTTGCACATCACAGCCATGCCCGCTGGGGCGCGTCTGACCGGATCGGCGCCGCCAATCTCATGACCCCGGAAAGCCGCCTCGCCGCGCTTTCTCTGGTGACCACCGGACAGGTCTATTCACTCGGCCGGCAGATCAGCGCCGCGTCGCCGTTCCTGGCGCCGAACCAGACGCCATTCGTGTTGAGCACCGCAGCGACCTGGCGCAATACGATCAGGATGCGCCGCAAACTCGGCGCGCAAAACGACGCGGGTTCAAATCTGGAACGCATTGAAATGAATATGCATGTCGGCACGCATATTGACGCGCTGGGGCATTTTTCCATCGGCGATGAACTTTATGGCGGCCGGGATGCCTTCGAATCCGTAAGCGACCACGGGCTGGTGGATCTCGGGATCGAGAATTGCCCGCCGATCGTCGCGCCGGGCGTGTGCCTGGACCTGTCCGGATTGGACGGAGGGCCGCACCTGGGAGCGGGGCGTGCGATCACTGCCGATGATCTGGCCCGTACGGCGGATGCCGCGGGAGTCGATATCCGCGCCGGCGACGTGGTGTGCCTGCACAGCGGCTGGGGCCGGTATTACGTTACCGACAATGCCCGGTACTGCTCCGGCGAACCGGGTATAGAGGAAAGCGCCGCCCGCTGGCTGACACAGCGGGACGTGATCGCGATTGCCGCGGACAGCATGGCTGTGGAGGTGCTGCCGAACCCGCGCCATCCGAAGGTGATCATGCCGGTCCACCAGCATTGTCTTGCGGAATCCGGCGTGTATCTGATTGAAAACCTTTTCATGGACGAACTGGTTCGCGATGGGATCACGCGGTTCTGCTTCTTTCTGCTGCCAGTGCCGTTCAAGGGGGCGACGGGCAGTCCGGCGCAGCCTATCGCCATGATCTGA